A DNA window from Litorivicinus lipolyticus contains the following coding sequences:
- a CDS encoding SPOR domain-containing protein, with translation MSKPTKSVEAPMPRLGPRLVVLAIVSALVGGFLAHLWLRDPTVTPNTRDPAPPETATQQSDTPSGTFRFYDLLVENEVDVQVEPTPDRPVDDRKVFLQVASFKDATDAENARVRLLMMNLNPVIETRGDWHRLIVGPFEKRREQFLIQDKLVKNGFQYLELRR, from the coding sequence GTGAGCAAACCGACCAAATCGGTCGAAGCACCGATGCCACGACTGGGCCCGCGCCTGGTCGTGTTGGCCATCGTGTCGGCCCTGGTCGGTGGTTTTCTGGCTCATTTGTGGCTGCGCGACCCAACCGTAACGCCGAACACCCGCGACCCGGCGCCGCCGGAAACCGCGACCCAGCAAAGCGACACCCCCAGTGGCACCTTTCGTTTTTACGACCTGTTGGTGGAAAACGAAGTCGACGTTCAGGTCGAGCCCACCCCTGACAGGCCGGTCGACGATCGCAAGGTATTTTTGCAGGTCGCCAGCTTTAAAGACGCGACTGACGCTGAAAACGCGCGCGTGCGGTTGTTAATGATGAACCTGAACCCGGTTATCGAAACCCGCGGCGATTGGCATCGCCTGATCGTTGGGCCATTTGAAAAACGCCGCGAGCAGTTCTTGATCCAAGACAAGCTCGTCAAAAATGGTTTCCAATACCTCGAACTCAGGCGCTAA
- the argS gene encoding arginine--tRNA ligase, translated as MKATVETLLAAALDQLIADGLVPDDLNPRIQVEPTRDPAHGDWASNLALMLAKPAKRAPRDIAQALVDALPSDPQITGVEIAGPGFINFRLAQAAAFTPVREAIEQGANYGRGASQSESIQVEFVSANPTGPLHVGHGRGAAYGAALSNVLSFAGYPVQREYYVNDAGRQMHILAASVFMRYQQIQGADLPFPANGYQGDYIQTIAADLAGEVGDQYQQSAGAVLEQLPADAPEGDKELYIDAVIARGKSLLGEDGWDRFRRAALDGILAGIRDDLADFRVTFDEWFSEKSLMDNGDVDAAMNDLSAAGHTFDKDGALWFRSTAFGDDKDRVLKRDNGETTYFASDVAYIRNKMNRGFDRVIYVWGADHHGYIPRIKAATEALGFDPARIEVQLVQFVSLFRNGEKAQMSTRSGEFITLEDLRCEVSNDAARIFYASRKVDVPMDFDLDLATRQSKDNPVYYIQYAHARVHALTRKLIEDGGVLDTAAGIAQLALLTQDDEKDLAKMLEKFPNMIQRAANDRAPHVLVHYLHELAASFHGYYNATRVLEGDNALKQARLALCHATRQVIANGLELLGASAPERM; from the coding sequence ATGAAAGCCACCGTAGAAACCCTGCTCGCCGCCGCCCTCGATCAACTGATTGCTGACGGCCTCGTACCCGATGATTTGAACCCACGGATCCAGGTCGAACCGACCCGCGACCCAGCCCACGGTGACTGGGCCAGCAACCTGGCCTTGATGTTGGCGAAACCGGCCAAGCGCGCACCGCGCGATATCGCCCAGGCGCTGGTCGACGCACTGCCGTCGGATCCCCAAATTACCGGCGTCGAGATCGCCGGCCCCGGTTTCATCAACTTTCGCTTGGCCCAGGCGGCTGCCTTTACCCCGGTTCGCGAAGCAATCGAACAGGGCGCAAACTACGGCCGCGGCGCCAGCCAGTCCGAATCCATTCAAGTTGAGTTTGTGTCCGCCAACCCGACCGGCCCGCTGCACGTCGGCCACGGCCGTGGCGCCGCCTACGGTGCCGCCCTGTCGAACGTGCTGTCCTTCGCCGGCTATCCGGTCCAGCGCGAATATTACGTCAACGACGCCGGCCGCCAGATGCACATTTTGGCCGCCAGTGTGTTTATGCGTTACCAGCAAATCCAAGGCGCCGACCTGCCGTTCCCAGCCAACGGCTACCAGGGTGACTACATCCAGACCATCGCCGCCGACTTGGCCGGCGAGGTCGGCGACCAGTACCAGCAAAGCGCGGGCGCCGTGCTTGAGCAATTGCCGGCGGATGCGCCGGAAGGCGACAAGGAGCTGTACATAGATGCGGTCATCGCACGTGGCAAGTCGCTGCTGGGCGAGGACGGCTGGGACCGCTTCCGGCGCGCTGCGCTGGACGGTATTTTGGCCGGCATTCGCGACGATCTGGCGGACTTCCGGGTCACCTTTGACGAGTGGTTCAGCGAAAAGTCGCTGATGGACAACGGCGACGTTGATGCCGCCATGAATGACTTAAGCGCCGCCGGCCACACCTTCGACAAAGACGGTGCGCTGTGGTTTCGATCGACCGCATTTGGGGATGACAAAGATCGCGTACTGAAACGGGACAACGGCGAAACCACCTATTTCGCCTCCGACGTCGCCTACATCCGCAATAAAATGAACCGCGGCTTCGACCGCGTCATCTATGTCTGGGGCGCCGATCACCACGGCTACATCCCGCGCATCAAAGCCGCCACCGAAGCCCTCGGCTTTGACCCAGCGCGCATTGAAGTGCAGCTGGTCCAGTTCGTGTCGCTGTTCCGTAACGGCGAAAAAGCCCAAATGTCGACCCGCTCCGGCGAATTCATCACCTTGGAAGACCTGCGCTGCGAAGTCAGCAACGACGCCGCGCGCATTTTCTATGCCTCGCGTAAGGTCGACGTACCGATGGACTTTGATCTGGATCTGGCCACCCGCCAGTCCAAGGACAACCCGGTTTACTACATCCAATACGCCCACGCCCGGGTCCACGCACTGACGCGCAAATTGATTGAAGACGGCGGCGTTTTGGACACCGCCGCCGGCATTGCGCAGTTGGCGCTACTGACCCAGGACGATGAAAAAGACCTGGCCAAGATGCTCGAAAAATTCCCCAACATGATCCAACGGGCCGCCAATGATCGCGCGCCGCATGTGCTGGTTCACTACCTGCACGAGCTGGCCGCCAGCTTCCACGGCTACTACAACGCCACCCGCGTGTTGGAAGGCGACAACGCCTTGAAGCAAGCGCGTTTGGCGCTGTGCCATGCGACCCGCCAGGTCATCGCCAACGGCCTTGAGTTGCTGGGAGCCAGCGCGCCGGAGCGGATGTGA
- the priA gene encoding replication restart helicase PriA, whose amino-acid sequence MLAPLPEPLDYRHHERVAAGTRVRVPLGNRHAIGVVVGHAPHPDMDALKAIDAVLDALPLADARWLDLIRWAAQYYGCRTEAMLRTALPNWGRSGRELQLPVLAYRWNGDYPRGEQRQKLFDASQTACPVEQLKAINWPIARTLIKNGNLEPAELPQDDTVAEVGPTLMPEQADAIARIDGSNTPWLLEGITGSGKTEVYLQLAKLALSRHQQVLVLVPEIGLTPQLVNRFEARFPGQVIHLHSALADGARWSGWGQVAMGKRPILIGTRSALLTPMPRLGLIVVDEEHDPSYKQAEAPRYHARDLAVVIGHRLKIPVVLGTATPSLETIANLDRGRFQHAQLTRRAGVAKPPATELIDLRSLSLHDGLSDHALTAVADTLQRGEQVLIFLNRRGFAPVLLCHQCGWHPECPACDAKPTVHREPRRLWCHHCDHQAPWPSRCPTCAQRLDVIGQGTQRLEESLAHSMAPFPVTRIDRDTAGAGGAGKLLEQARDNLPRVLVGTQMLAKGHDLPNLTLVVVVDADQQLFSGDFRAIESLSQTLIQVMGRAGRAEKPGRVLIQTHEPEHPAWPHLLAGNYRALATQELEIRTRSGLPPYGHMALWRARNPDPGIALAHLNAIAQAMAPHRHTVKLLGPSPAPMERRAGQYHAQLLLLAADRKSLRAALATPIPPAPSRLWRGLDMDPHDLF is encoded by the coding sequence GTGCTCGCGCCCCTGCCTGAGCCACTTGATTACCGCCACCACGAGCGCGTCGCGGCGGGCACCCGCGTGCGTGTTCCGCTGGGCAACCGCCACGCTATTGGCGTGGTAGTTGGGCACGCGCCACACCCGGACATGGACGCCCTCAAAGCCATTGACGCGGTGCTAGACGCGCTTCCCCTGGCCGACGCACGCTGGCTCGATCTGATCCGCTGGGCGGCGCAATACTATGGCTGCCGCACCGAAGCCATGTTGCGCACGGCACTGCCGAACTGGGGCCGCAGCGGCCGTGAACTGCAACTGCCGGTGCTGGCGTACCGCTGGAACGGAGACTACCCGCGCGGCGAACAGCGCCAAAAACTGTTCGACGCCAGCCAAACCGCCTGTCCGGTCGAACAGCTGAAAGCGATCAACTGGCCGATCGCCCGGACCCTGATCAAAAACGGCAACCTGGAGCCGGCTGAATTGCCGCAGGACGACACCGTCGCCGAAGTCGGGCCGACTTTGATGCCCGAGCAAGCCGACGCGATTGCCCGCATTGACGGCTCAAACACGCCGTGGTTGTTGGAGGGCATTACTGGGTCGGGCAAAACAGAGGTCTATCTGCAGCTGGCCAAACTGGCGCTATCACGCCACCAGCAAGTGCTGGTATTGGTACCCGAAATAGGCCTGACGCCACAGCTGGTCAACCGCTTTGAGGCACGCTTCCCAGGCCAGGTCATCCACCTTCACAGTGCGTTGGCGGACGGCGCGCGCTGGAGTGGCTGGGGTCAGGTTGCCATGGGCAAGCGGCCCATATTGATCGGTACGCGCTCGGCCCTGCTGACGCCCATGCCGCGACTGGGGCTGATCGTAGTCGACGAAGAGCATGACCCCAGCTACAAGCAAGCCGAAGCGCCGCGCTATCACGCCCGTGATTTGGCGGTGGTGATCGGACACCGGCTTAAAATCCCGGTGGTGCTGGGGACCGCCACGCCGTCGCTGGAAACCATCGCCAACCTGGACCGTGGTCGTTTTCAGCACGCACAGCTGACACGCCGCGCCGGGGTCGCCAAACCACCGGCGACGGAACTGATTGACCTGCGCAGCCTAAGCCTGCACGACGGCTTAAGCGACCATGCCCTGACCGCGGTCGCCGACACCTTGCAACGCGGTGAACAGGTCCTGATCTTTTTAAATCGCCGTGGTTTTGCGCCGGTGCTGCTGTGCCACCAATGCGGTTGGCACCCGGAATGCCCGGCCTGCGACGCCAAGCCCACCGTGCACCGCGAACCGCGCCGATTGTGGTGCCACCACTGCGACCACCAAGCGCCCTGGCCCAGCCGCTGCCCGACCTGCGCTCAACGCCTGGACGTGATCGGCCAAGGCACGCAGCGGCTCGAAGAGTCCCTGGCCCACTCGATGGCACCCTTTCCGGTCACACGTATCGACCGCGACACCGCCGGGGCTGGTGGCGCCGGCAAACTGTTAGAGCAGGCGCGCGACAACCTGCCGCGCGTGCTGGTCGGCACACAGATGTTGGCCAAGGGCCATGATCTGCCCAATCTGACGCTGGTGGTCGTGGTCGACGCCGACCAACAGCTATTCAGCGGCGATTTTCGCGCCATCGAGTCACTCAGCCAAACCCTGATTCAAGTCATGGGGCGTGCCGGGCGCGCCGAAAAACCCGGGCGCGTGCTGATCCAGACCCACGAGCCCGAGCACCCAGCCTGGCCGCACTTACTCGCCGGCAACTACCGCGCACTGGCGACCCAAGAACTGGAAATCCGCACGCGTTCTGGGCTGCCACCTTACGGTCACATGGCACTGTGGCGTGCCCGCAACCCCGACCCGGGCATTGCGCTGGCGCACTTGAACGCAATAGCCCAGGCCATGGCACCGCACCGCCACACGGTTAAGTTGCTGGGCCCAAGTCCCGCCCCGATGGAGCGACGGGCGGGCCAATACCATGCCCAGTTGTTGCTATTGGCGGCGGATCGAAAATCGCTGCGCGCCGCCTTGGCGACCCCAATTCCACCGGCACCCAGCCGACTTTGGCGCGGATTGGACATGGATCCACACGACTTGTTTTGA
- the rpmE gene encoding 50S ribosomal protein L31, giving the protein MQEGIHPQYAEVDVTCSCGHVHKIKTTLKDSFTVDVCGECHPFYTGKQKSLDIGGRIDRFNKRFGSVTAKK; this is encoded by the coding sequence ATGCAAGAAGGTATCCATCCGCAGTACGCAGAAGTCGACGTGACCTGTTCATGTGGCCACGTACACAAGATTAAAACGACGTTGAAGGACAGCTTCACCGTAGACGTATGTGGCGAATGCCACCCGTTCTACACCGGCAAGCAGAAATCCTTGGACATCGGCGGCCGTATCGATCGCTTCAACAAGCGCTTCGGCAGCGTCACTGCAAAGAAGTAA
- a CDS encoding malic enzyme-like NAD(P)-binding protein, whose protein sequence is MDNLKQQALDYHANPTPGKIEIALTKPTESAHDLALAYSPGVAEPVREIARDPEAAYRYTAKGNLVAVISNGTAILGLGNLGPLASKPVMEGKCVLFKRFANIDAVDIEVDVSDPLQFVQVAAAIGESFGGINLEDIKAPECFEIERLLSERLSIPVFHDDQHGTAIVTAAAMLNALEIQGKQLETARIVCLGAGAAAIACMRLLLTLGAKRENLFMIDRKGVIHRGRDDLNQYKAAFAVETDARTLADACEGADVFLGLSGSNLLSQENLVRMAPNPVVFACSNPDPEIDPKLAHAVRDDLIMATGRSDFPNQVNNVLCFPFIFRGALDARASTINDAMKVAAVEAIRTLTKEPVPEEVSAAYEGASFEFGSEYILPKPMDPRLLDRVSQAVANAARESGVARI, encoded by the coding sequence ATGGACAATCTGAAGCAGCAAGCGCTGGATTATCACGCCAACCCAACCCCGGGAAAAATCGAAATCGCGCTGACTAAGCCGACCGAGAGCGCGCATGATTTGGCGTTGGCCTACAGCCCGGGCGTGGCGGAGCCCGTGCGCGAGATCGCACGCGACCCCGAAGCCGCTTACCGCTACACCGCCAAGGGCAATTTGGTCGCGGTGATTTCAAACGGCACTGCGATTTTGGGCTTGGGTAATTTGGGGCCGCTGGCGTCCAAGCCGGTGATGGAAGGCAAGTGTGTGCTGTTCAAACGCTTTGCCAATATTGATGCGGTCGACATTGAAGTCGACGTTTCCGATCCGCTGCAGTTCGTGCAGGTGGCGGCGGCCATCGGTGAAAGCTTTGGAGGTATTAACCTTGAAGACATCAAGGCGCCCGAGTGCTTTGAAATCGAGCGCTTACTGAGTGAGCGCTTGTCGATTCCGGTTTTTCATGATGATCAGCACGGCACCGCGATTGTGACCGCGGCGGCGATGCTGAATGCCCTCGAAATTCAGGGTAAGCAATTGGAAACCGCACGTATTGTTTGTCTGGGTGCGGGCGCCGCGGCGATTGCCTGTATGCGCTTGTTGCTGACGCTGGGTGCCAAGCGTGAAAACCTGTTCATGATTGATCGCAAGGGCGTTATTCACCGCGGTCGAGATGACTTGAACCAGTACAAAGCGGCGTTTGCGGTCGAGACCGACGCGCGCACCTTGGCCGATGCCTGTGAAGGTGCGGACGTATTCTTGGGCTTGTCCGGGTCGAACTTGCTGAGTCAAGAGAACCTGGTGCGGATGGCGCCGAATCCGGTTGTCTTTGCCTGTTCAAACCCGGACCCGGAAATCGATCCGAAGTTGGCCCACGCTGTGCGCGACGATTTGATCATGGCCACGGGGCGCAGCGATTTCCCCAACCAAGTGAATAATGTGCTGTGCTTTCCGTTCATTTTCCGTGGCGCACTGGATGCCCGTGCCAGCACCATTAACGACGCCATGAAGGTGGCCGCGGTCGAGGCCATTCGCACGCTGACCAAAGAGCCGGTGCCGGAGGAAGTATCCGCTGCCTACGAGGGTGCCAGCTTCGAATTTGGCTCCGAGTACATCTTGCCCAAGCCGATGGACCCTCGCTTGCTGGACCGTGTCAGTCAGGCAGTCGCCAATGCCGCGCGTGAATCCGGCGTCGCCCGGATCTGA
- a CDS encoding penicillin-binding protein 1A has protein sequence MRLIVKSLLLLILTGLILGGFLSAGIYAYLKPQLPSPDALRDVRLQVPLRIYSSDGLLMAEFGEKRRTPVALSEVPKTLIDAFLAAEDDGFNDHVGIDPTGLIRAAFELVSTGSIQSGGSTITMQVARNYFLSREQTFTRKFKEILLALEIEQTLSKDEILELYLNKIYLGKRAYGVHAAAAIYYDKTLEELDLAQSAMIAGLPKAPSKYNPVNNPERALIRRNWILDRMLTLGLIEQAQRDQAHSQPMTASVYQQQVQFEAPWVAEEARVQLEDILGESIYTQGFQVHLTVNSERQAAAQRAVLDGLMEYDRRHGWRGPEAQLDGDPAQWLAHLQSLRPDIGGLVPVVVHTLTDTHVEVLTRDNQRLTLGMDALKWAKPRLRNRDALGSEPTDPRFLAVGDLVRVTPGAQPLLAQLPDAQAAFVALKPDTGAIEALIGGFDFTESKFNRALLANRQVGSGIKPFIYTAALQAGYTPASIINDAPIVFKSGELQSAWRPQNSGGKFYGPTRLREALYRSRNLVSVRLLREMGIDATVERLAALGLPTEKFPRNLSLALGSGSLSALEMASRYASFANGGYRVEPWLIDRVVDSRNAVVLRTRPAIACPDLCPEAPIDPVQAARLEPQPEVRLLSEALDIRWAPRVIGESEAFLINSMMRDVVARGTGRRALELKRTDLAGKTGTTNDQVDAWFNGFHRDQVASAWVGLDQPDTLGRREYGGAAALPIWIDYMRVALADAPMVELTPPASVVKLKIDARTGREVSIRAEGIFEWFAKDRTAAAGAASAGDNTTASNETQGPKPKNSQAAPSAADAAKLF, from the coding sequence GTGCGATTGATCGTCAAATCACTACTGCTACTCATCCTTACTGGCTTGATTTTGGGCGGGTTTTTGTCGGCCGGCATCTATGCGTACTTGAAGCCGCAACTGCCGTCGCCGGACGCCTTGCGCGACGTTCGATTGCAAGTTCCGCTGCGAATTTACAGCAGCGACGGGCTGTTAATGGCTGAATTTGGAGAGAAACGTCGGACCCCGGTGGCACTGTCCGAGGTCCCGAAGACCCTAATTGACGCTTTTTTGGCGGCCGAGGACGACGGTTTTAACGACCACGTCGGCATCGACCCGACCGGCTTGATCCGCGCCGCCTTCGAATTGGTCAGCACCGGGTCGATCCAATCCGGCGGTTCGACCATCACCATGCAGGTGGCGCGCAACTACTTTTTGTCGCGCGAGCAAACCTTCACACGAAAGTTCAAAGAGATCCTGCTGGCCCTGGAAATCGAGCAGACCCTGAGCAAAGACGAAATCCTTGAGCTGTACCTGAATAAAATTTATCTGGGTAAGCGTGCCTACGGCGTCCACGCCGCCGCCGCGATCTACTATGACAAAACCCTTGAAGAACTGGATCTGGCTCAGTCCGCTATGATTGCGGGGCTGCCCAAGGCACCGTCGAAGTACAACCCGGTCAACAACCCGGAGCGTGCGCTGATTCGACGCAACTGGATTTTGGATCGTATGCTCACCCTGGGCCTGATCGAGCAAGCCCAGCGCGATCAAGCACACAGTCAACCGATGACCGCGTCGGTGTACCAACAGCAGGTCCAATTTGAAGCCCCCTGGGTCGCCGAAGAAGCCCGCGTGCAGCTGGAAGACATCCTGGGCGAGAGCATTTATACCCAGGGCTTTCAGGTTCACCTGACGGTCAATTCCGAGCGCCAAGCTGCAGCCCAGCGCGCGGTCTTGGACGGCCTGATGGAATACGACCGACGCCACGGCTGGCGCGGACCCGAAGCCCAGCTGGACGGCGATCCGGCGCAGTGGCTGGCGCACCTGCAGTCGCTGCGCCCCGACATCGGCGGTTTGGTGCCGGTGGTCGTCCACACCCTCACCGACACCCACGTCGAAGTGCTGACACGGGACAACCAACGGCTAACGCTGGGCATGGACGCACTGAAATGGGCCAAGCCGCGTTTGCGTAACCGCGACGCCTTGGGCAGCGAGCCGACCGACCCGCGCTTTTTGGCGGTCGGCGACCTGGTGCGGGTGACCCCCGGCGCGCAGCCGTTATTGGCCCAGTTGCCCGATGCCCAAGCGGCTTTCGTGGCACTAAAACCAGACACCGGCGCGATCGAGGCGCTGATCGGAGGATTCGACTTCACCGAATCCAAGTTCAACCGTGCGCTACTGGCCAATCGCCAAGTCGGGTCGGGCATCAAGCCCTTCATTTATACCGCTGCCCTGCAGGCCGGTTATACCCCCGCCAGCATCATCAACGACGCCCCGATCGTGTTTAAATCCGGCGAATTGCAAAGTGCATGGCGCCCACAAAACAGCGGCGGCAAGTTCTATGGACCGACCCGGCTGCGCGAGGCGCTGTATCGTTCGCGTAACCTGGTGAGCGTGCGTTTGCTGCGCGAAATGGGCATCGATGCCACCGTCGAACGACTGGCCGCGCTCGGCCTGCCGACCGAAAAGTTTCCGCGTAACCTTAGCCTGGCGTTGGGCTCCGGCTCACTCAGTGCGCTCGAAATGGCCAGCCGCTACGCCAGCTTTGCCAATGGCGGATACCGTGTCGAGCCCTGGTTAATTGACCGCGTGGTCGACAGCCGCAACGCAGTGGTGCTGCGGACACGCCCGGCCATCGCATGTCCAGATTTATGCCCCGAAGCGCCAATCGACCCGGTTCAGGCGGCCCGCCTTGAACCCCAGCCAGAAGTCCGCTTGCTGTCCGAAGCGCTGGATATTCGCTGGGCCCCTAGGGTGATCGGTGAAAGCGAAGCCTTTTTGATCAATTCTATGATGCGTGACGTCGTCGCACGCGGCACCGGGCGCCGGGCGCTGGAGTTGAAACGCACCGACTTGGCCGGCAAGACAGGCACCACCAATGACCAGGTCGACGCCTGGTTCAATGGCTTTCATCGCGACCAGGTCGCCAGCGCATGGGTCGGGCTGGACCAGCCTGACACCCTGGGTCGACGCGAATACGGGGGCGCCGCGGCGTTACCGATTTGGATTGATTACATGCGAGTGGCGCTGGCGGATGCGCCAATGGTTGAGCTGACGCCGCCCGCAAGTGTGGTCAAATTAAAGATTGATGCACGCACCGGGCGCGAAGTCTCGATCCGGGCTGAAGGTATTTTCGAGTGGTTCGCCAAAGACCGAACGGCCGCCGCCGGCGCGGCTAGCGCGGGTGACAACACCACCGCCAGTAACGAAACCCAAGGACCCAAGCCAAAAAACAGTCAAGCGGCGCCGAGTGCCGCCGACGCTGCCAAACTGTTTTAA
- the pilM gene encoding type IV pilus assembly protein PilM has protein sequence MAIFSSSANSLLGLDISSSAIKLIELSKSGGRYRVESYAVEPLEPGAVVESSIVDTESVGAAIKRVVERSKTRCKSAAVAVSGATVITKLIQMPADLSDAELESQISLEADQYIPYPLDEVALDFRVMGPNANNPSQVDVLLAGCRREHVDAREEALEIGGLKPVFIDVEAYAIERSFELLASQLDPQVAEGVIGIADVGATSTMVATLELGAITFTREQMFGGRVLTEEIQRRYALSPDEAGLAKKQGGLPDDYQDAILNPFCESITQQIGRSLQFFFAGSTHSSLDALVLAGGCSAIEGLDRLVSERLQVPVITCDPFADMSTAKRVNVAGLSKDAPALLIAAGLALRAFESGGINLRAWRDEARATQQRSFIAASVGALALAGATVFAGSQFLNAEIQAQNTRNNYLKQEITRVDAQIAEIRQLRELRGQLIDRMQVIQDLQGRRSEIVYVFDGVVSTLTDGTVYTSLSRRENQITLTGQAENNNRISSLMRSIDGADWFTDPNLTKVIAEKSGELPNRFDLSIALTNPVSEAQQ, from the coding sequence GTGGCGATATTTTCAAGTTCCGCCAACTCGTTGTTGGGACTAGACATCAGCAGTTCGGCGATCAAGTTGATCGAGCTGTCCAAATCAGGCGGTCGATACCGCGTCGAAAGCTATGCGGTTGAGCCGCTGGAGCCGGGCGCAGTGGTCGAAAGCTCTATCGTCGACACCGAAAGCGTGGGGGCTGCGATCAAGCGCGTGGTCGAACGCTCCAAAACCCGGTGCAAGTCAGCGGCGGTTGCGGTTTCGGGTGCCACGGTAATTACCAAGCTGATCCAGATGCCGGCTGATTTGTCGGATGCGGAACTGGAAAGTCAGATTTCGCTGGAGGCGGACCAGTACATTCCTTACCCGCTGGACGAGGTCGCCTTGGACTTTAGAGTCATGGGGCCCAACGCCAACAACCCATCCCAGGTTGATGTGCTGTTGGCCGGGTGCCGGCGGGAGCATGTTGATGCGCGCGAAGAGGCCCTCGAAATCGGCGGCCTGAAGCCGGTGTTTATTGACGTTGAAGCCTACGCCATTGAGCGTTCGTTTGAATTGTTGGCCTCGCAGCTGGACCCGCAAGTGGCCGAAGGCGTGATCGGTATCGCCGACGTCGGCGCTACCTCGACCATGGTCGCGACGCTGGAGCTGGGGGCGATTACGTTCACCCGCGAGCAAATGTTCGGCGGTCGCGTCCTGACCGAAGAAATTCAACGCCGCTACGCGCTGTCGCCCGACGAAGCCGGGCTGGCAAAAAAGCAAGGCGGTTTGCCCGACGATTACCAAGACGCGATTTTAAACCCGTTTTGCGAAAGCATTACCCAGCAAATCGGGCGCAGCCTGCAGTTCTTTTTTGCCGGCTCAACCCACTCGAGCTTGGATGCGCTGGTCTTAGCCGGGGGCTGCTCGGCCATCGAAGGGCTGGACCGACTGGTCAGCGAACGCCTCCAGGTGCCGGTGATCACCTGTGATCCGTTTGCCGACATGAGCACCGCCAAACGCGTCAATGTCGCCGGCCTCAGCAAGGACGCCCCGGCCTTGTTGATCGCAGCCGGCTTGGCCTTGCGGGCGTTTGAATCGGGCGGTATCAACCTGCGAGCGTGGCGCGACGAAGCGCGCGCCACCCAACAGCGCAGTTTCATCGCCGCCAGCGTTGGCGCGCTGGCGTTGGCCGGTGCCACCGTGTTTGCCGGGTCACAGTTTCTGAATGCGGAAATCCAGGCCCAAAACACGCGCAATAACTACCTGAAACAGGAAATTACCCGGGTCGACGCCCAAATCGCCGAAATTCGTCAATTGCGTGAACTGCGCGGCCAACTGATTGATCGGATGCAGGTCATCCAAGACTTGCAGGGCCGGCGTTCGGAAATCGTTTATGTGTTTGACGGGGTTGTTTCGACCCTGACCGATGGCACGGTCTACACCAGCCTATCGCGCCGCGAAAACCAGATTACGCTGACTGGGCAGGCCGAAAACAACAACCGCATTTCCAGCCTGATGCGCAGCATTGACGGCGCCGACTGGTTTACCGACCCCAACTTGACCAAGGTCATCGCCGAAAAGAGTGGCGAATTGCCGAATCGATTCGACCTGTCGATCGCCCTGACCAACCCCGTGTCGGAGGCCCAGCAATGA
- a CDS encoding type IV pilus inner membrane component PilO, which yields MKLITDVKGFRTDDMDLNSGGSWPLLVKLIFWLILVAAVVAAGWWFHIKGLQDSVSKVQAEEVTLRQSFEAKAFQVANLPALRQQMTDMEAQFGALLRQLPSDTEVPGLLEDITSTGTGAGLEFDSINLLPEVQREYYIELPIQISVRGSYHELGTFVSGVAGLPRIVTLHDFSINPAESDQLDLSILARTYRYRDEN from the coding sequence ATGAAACTGATCACGGACGTTAAAGGGTTCCGCACCGACGACATGGACTTAAACAGCGGTGGCAGCTGGCCGCTGCTGGTTAAGTTAATTTTTTGGCTGATCTTGGTGGCTGCGGTGGTCGCCGCCGGCTGGTGGTTCCACATCAAGGGGCTGCAGGACAGTGTCAGCAAGGTCCAGGCCGAGGAAGTGACCTTGCGCCAGTCGTTCGAAGCCAAGGCCTTTCAAGTGGCCAACTTGCCGGCCCTGCGCCAGCAAATGACCGACATGGAAGCGCAATTTGGTGCGTTATTGCGTCAGCTGCCTAGCGACACCGAAGTGCCGGGGCTGTTAGAGGACATTACCAGCACCGGGACCGGTGCAGGGCTGGAATTCGACTCGATTAACTTGCTGCCGGAAGTCCAGCGCGAGTACTACATTGAGTTGCCGATCCAGATCAGCGTGCGCGGCTCGTATCATGAGCTGGGCACCTTCGTCAGTGGCGTTGCCGGCTTACCGCGCATCGTCACCCTGCATGACTTTTCGATTAATCCCGCTGAAAGCGACCAGCTAGACCTGAGCATTCTGGCGCGAACTTATAGGTACCGTGATGAAAACTAA